In a single window of the Magnolia sinica isolate HGM2019 chromosome 7, MsV1, whole genome shotgun sequence genome:
- the LOC131250839 gene encoding amidophosphoribosyltransferase, chloroplastic-like translates to MTATSPATTKLSFSSTEIPHLSSSSPKHPSLAPSPFLKTPQTLFPLQKHPSLSLHHPSLPFKPSSKNPISDFFPSDASDDKPREECGVVGIYGDPEASRLCYLALHALQHRGQEGAGIVSVHNNLLQSITGVGLVSEVFTDSKLHQLPGSSAIGHVRYSTAGSSMLKNVQPFVAGYRFGSVGVAHNGNLVNYRTLRAMLEEHGSIFNTSSDTEVVLHLIAISKARPFLLRIVSACEQLEGAYSMVFLTEDKLVAVRDPFGFRPLVIGRRSNGAVVFASETCALDLIEAKYEREVNPGEVLVVDADGISSLCLLPHRDRKACVFEHVYFSLPNSIVFGRSVYESRYAFGQILATEAPVDCDIVIAVPDSGVVAALGYAAKAGVPFQQGLIRSHYVGRTFIEPSQTIRDFGVKLKLAPVRRVLEGKRVVVVDDSIVRGTTSSKIVRLLKEVGTKEIHMRIASPPIIGSCYYGVDTPSSEELISNSMSVEELKEFIGSDSLAFLPLKKLRELLGDEGPGFCDACFSGNYPVLPKESKVKRVGDFVDDGLNGAVDVGWTEAVVNQMGLKYNGPFPSGED, encoded by the coding sequence ATGACTGCTACTTCTCCAGCAACGACCAAACTCTCCTTCTCTTCTACAGAAATACCCCATCTATCCTCTTCTTCCCCAAAACACCCCTCCCTCGCCCCATCCCCTTTCCTCAAAACCCCCCAAACCCTTTTTCCATTACAAAAACAcccctccctctccctccaccACCCCTCCCTTCCTTTCAAGCCCTCCTCCAAAAACCCCATCTCAGATTTCTTCCCATCCGACGCGTCGGACGACAAACCCCGCGAAGAATGCGGCGTCGTCGGCATCTACGGCGACCCGGAAGCTTCCCGCCTCTGCTACCTCGCCCTCCACGCCCTCCAACACCGGGGCCAGGAAGGCGCTGGAATCGTATCCGTCCACAACAACCTCCTCCAATCCATCACTGGAGTAGGCCTCGTTTCCGAAGTCTTCACCGACTcaaagctccaccaactccccgGCTCCTCCGCCATCGGCCACGTCCGCTACTCCACCGCCGGCTCCTCCATGCTCAAAAACGTCCAGCCCTTCGTCGCCGGATACCGCTTCGGCTCCGTCGGCGTCGCTCACAATGGCAATTTAGTAAATTACCGCACCCTCAGGGCCATGCTCGAAGAACACGGCTCCATCTTCAACACGAGCTCCGACACGGAAGTCGTCCTCCACCTGATTGCAATCTCAAAAGCTCGACCTTTCCTGCTTCGAATCGTCAGCGCCTGCGAACAGCTCGAAGGCGCCTACTCGATGGTGTTCTTAACAGAAGACAAGCTCGTCGCCGTGCGAGACCCATTCGGATTCCGGCCACTGGTAATCGGCCGGAGATCGAACGGCGCAGTTGTATTCGCGTCGGAAACGTGCGCTCTCGATCTCATCGAGGCGAAATACGAGCGGGAAGTTAATCCAGGAGAAGTTCTCGTCGTCGACGCTGACGGAATCAGCTCTCTCTGCCTACTTCCCCACCGCGACCGGAAGGCCTGCGTCTTCGAGCACGTCTACTTCTCCCTTCCAAACTCCATCGTCTTCGGCCGCTCCGTCTACGAGTCTCGCTACGCCTTCGGTCAGATCCTCGCCACCGAAGCCCCCGTCGACTGCGACATCGTCATCGCCGTCCCCGATTCCGGCGTCGTCGCAGCGCTAGGGTACGCCGCCAAAGCCGGCGTACCTTTCCAGCAGGGGCTTATACGATCCCACTACGTGGGCCGTACGTTCATCGAGCCATCACAGACAATACGCGATTTTGGGGTGAAGCTCAAGCTCGCGCCTGTCCGGCGAGTTTTGGAAGGGAAGAGAGTCGTTGTCGTCGACGATTCGATCGTTAGAGGCACGACGTCGTCGAAGATTGTGAGGCTGTTGAAGGAGGTAGGAACGAAAGAGATTCATATGAGGATTGCAAGCCCGCCCATCATCGGCTCCTGCTACTATGGAGTCGATACGCCTAGTTCGGAGGAGTTGATTTCGAATTCGATGAGCGTTGAGGAATTGAAGGAGTTTATTGGGTCTGATTCGCTTGCTTTTCTTCCATTGAAGAAATTGAGGGAATTGCTTGGAGATGAGGGGCCGGGATTTTGCGATGCTTGCTTTTCTGGGAATTATCCTGTTTTGCCGAAGGAGTCGAAGGTTAAAAGGGTGGGAGATTTCGTGGATGATGGATTAAATGGAGCCGTTGATGTGGGGTGGACAGAGGCAGTTGTAAATCAGATGGGGTTGAAGTATAATGGGCCGTTTCCTTCGGGAGAGGATTag